DNA sequence from the Paenibacillus azoreducens genome:
CATGGCTGGCCCCCCATTATTAAATTCCCCCCCTGGTTTAACACGCAATCATCGATTTATCGACAAAATATTTCAGTCATGTTTTACGCTGGAAGACATACATTTTTTAGGAGAAAGCGCTTGCAGAATACGTTTTAGAATTTCTTTAAGCGTTTTGATTGGAGTTGTGAATGTGATGAATGGGGGAATTCGCATGAAGCTGAAACTTGCTTCCAAGCCGCTGATCGCATTATTGATGGCAGTGGTTCTCATCGCAGGTTGCCAAACCGTGCAGCCGCCATCGGCTTCGGAAACGCCAAAAACGCAAGGCGACAACAAAACGCCGGAGGGCGGGACCAAGACAGAGCCTTCGAAAGAGCCGGCGGCCGAACCGGCAAAAGGAGATGCGAAAGAAACGCCAAGAAATGAAACGCTGTACATCAACGGACTGCAGTGGGGAGCGCCGACCAACTTCAACCTTTTAAGCGGAAATCCGGCATTTCCGATCAACTACGGCAGCTCCCGCGAGCTTGTGTATGAAACTCTTTTTATGATCAATGAGCTCGACGGCGCGCTTGAGCCTCTGCTTGGCACCAAGTATGAATGGAAAGACGATACGCTGCATGTGGAACTAAACAAGGATGCCAAATGGAGCGACGGCAAGCCGTTCACTTCGGAAGATGTCGCGTACACGTATCAGCTCGGCAAAAAATACGACATCAACTGGAGCAATTATTGGACGTATATTTCGGATGTCTCGGCCGATGGTCCAAACGCCGTCAACATCAAGCTGAACAAGGATAACCCGAATAAGCTGACGGTCCTTGACAGCATTGAGCTGATTCCGATGCTTCCGAAGCATATTTGGGAAGAGATCGAAAAGAAAGCGAACAACGACCTGACGGCTATCCGTAAGGAAATGAATGCGGATCCGGTCGGGACGGGTCCATACAAAATGTACTACTACAACGACCAGAAAATCACGATTGTCAGGGACGATAACTACTGGGGCAAATCCCTGTTTGGCAAGCTGCCTGCCCCGAAATATATCACGCATGTGATTTACAAGGATAACGCAGCCGGCGACCTGGCTTTCAAGAGCGGTCAGGTTGACGTGTCGCAGCAGTTTATTCCGCAGGTATGGAATATGTGGAAAGGCGGGGCGCCGATCAAAACCTATCTGAGGGATGCCCCGTATTATGTGCCTGGCTCCATGCCTTCCATTTTCTTCAATCTCTCCAAAAAAGGTCTCGATAACGCCGATGTGCGCCGTGCGATTGCCATGAGCATCGATTACAAAAAGATTTCGGATCTGGCGATGAGCGGTTATTCGGCACCGATGGAACCATCACTAACGCTCAATACCGACGCCGAATCGAAATATGTGGATAAAGAGGCGATCAAATCGCTGCAGTGGACGACCGACGTGAAAGCAGCCAATGAACTGCTGGATAAAATCGGAGCGGCAAAAGGCAAGGACGGCATCCGCGTGCTGAACGGCACCCGGCTTGGTCCATATGATGTGGAATGCCCTTATGGCTGGTCCGACTGGAATGCTGCGCTGGAAATCGTGGCGCAAAGCGCCAAAGCCGTCGGCATCGAAATCCGCACCAAATTCCCGGAAGCGCCTGTATGGAACAATGATCTGCAAACAGGCAAATTCGACATTATCATGAACACGCCTGCCGGCGGAGTCAATCCGAGCCAGCCTTGGAGCAGAGCGCATGACATCATGTATTCGAAACAAGTGCCGAAGATCGGCGAAATGGCATTCTGGAACTGGGGACGGTATAAAAATGACAAAGCCGACCAGATCCTTGACAAAATTCCTGCCATCTCCGATGAAGCGCAGTTGAAATCCCTGTACACCGAACTGACGAAAATCTGGCTGACGGACATTCCTTCGGTGCCGCTGATGTACCGGCCATGGGTATTCCATACCGTGAATGAATCCGTATGGAAGGGTTTCCCTATCGATGGGGACGGCAGCAACATTCCGCCGCAAATCGCCATGGACGGCGCGGGTATCCGGGCATTGTACCAAATTCACAATTGATGTTTTTTTGCAAAATGCTGAATTGATTGCTGACGGCCTGCATGAGGGAGGGGCGATCCTTCCGCCCCCTTATGCGGGCTCTCTTTTCACTGACTGCATCTTGATCCGGGCAAATTCGCCGACAGTTCGAAGGGGGGAGTCATTTGAACGCCTATTCGCGATATTTTGTCAAAAAGCTGTTTTGGTACTTGATGACGCTCGTGATCGCCATTGCGCTGAATTTTTTTCTGCCGCGCATGATTGAAGGCAATCCCGTCAGCCTGATCGTATCGCAAATGTCAAAGGGGATGACGGACAGCGACACGATCAAGCGCATCTATGAGACGTTTATGAAGGAGTTCGGCATCGACCAGCCGCTCGGCATGCAGTTTCTGATTTATATTAAAAAATTGTTCACCGGGGATTTGGGTACTTCCTTTGGGTTGTATCCGAAAAAAGTAACGGATATTTTGGCGTCCGCGGTGCCTTGGACCATCGGGCTGCAGCTCCCTGCGATTTTGGTCGGTTGGATTCTGGGTAACTTGCTTGGAGCGGTGGCTGCCTACAAAAAGGGCGTATTCGATAAGGTTATTTTTCCGGTGGCGCTGTTTATCAACTCGATTCCATTTTTCACGCTTGCGATTATTATGCTGTACTTGTTTGCCCTTACGCTTGGTTGGTTTCCGCTATCGGGAGGTTATGATTTTCAAATGGTGCCAAGCTTGAGCCTGGATTTTATCGGTTCGGTTATCCGGCATCACACGCTGCCGTTTCTGTCCATCGTGCTGGTCACCATTGGCGGGCAGGCGATCGGGATGCGCGAAATGTCCATTTACGAGCTGAACGCCGATTACGTCTTGTATGCAAAGCTGCTTGGCATCCGTGACGCGAAGATTGCCAGGTATGTGTTCCGCAATGCAATGCTGCCCCAAATCACCGGACTGGCCCTCTCCATCGGAACGATGGTAGGCGGTTCGCTGATCTGTGAAATCGTGTTTAGCTATCCGGGGCTTGGCACATGGATGTTCACGGCCATCCGCCAGCTGGATTATCCGCTCATCTCCGGCTGCACGCTGCTGATCGCCGTCACCGTACTTCTGGCCAATTTCACGATCGATATGATTTACGGCCTGATTGATCCGAGAATTAAAGCCGCGCAAATGGAGGAAGAGTGAGATGAAAAATTCCTTCGCTATTCTTCTGAAATCGCCGAAGTTCATGATCGGTGCCGTTTTGTTTCTGCTGATGCTCGCTCTGGTGCTGATCTACCCGCAAATCAACCGTAAGGATCCGTTGGAGATGATCGCTTTGGCTTTCCAGCCGCCGGATGCGAACTTATGGCTTGGCTCGGATAATTTCGGCCGCGATCTGTTTCTGGAATTGATGTACGGCATACAAACTTCGATCCGGGTCGGACTCATTGCCGGGGTGTTCGCCACGATCATTGGCCTTATCATGGGTCTTGCCTCCGGTTATATCGGCGGCATGATCGACAATATTTTGACGGCTGTTACCAATATTTTTATCGTCATTCCGTCCTTTGTCATCCTGATTCTCATCTCGGTCAGCATCAACTCGCGCAGCTCGCTTGTGACGGCGATCATCATCGGCATCACCAGCTGGCCTTGGACCGCAAGGGCCGTGAGGGCGCAGACCACCTCGCTCCGGAACCGGGACCATGTTCAGATCGCCAAAATTTCGGGCCACAGCACACCCAAAATCATTTTGTTCGAAATCCTTCCTTACATCGCGTCTTATGTCGTTATGGCCTTCGTACTGCAAACAGCGTCAGGTATTTTATCGGAGGCGTCGATTTCCATGTTAGGCCTGGGCCCGTACAATACGATTTCGCTTGGCATCATCATGAACTGGGCATTGGTGTTTGAAGCGCCGGTGGCCGGAGCCTGGTGGGCGTTTATTCCTGCGGCTTTGTCCATTGCGCTGATCACATTTTCCTTGTATATGATGAATACGGGCATGGATGAAATCTTTAATCCGAAGATAAGGAGCTGAGGTGATGGGCATGAATATTTTGGAAGTCAGCGGCCTGAAAACCTACTACAAAACCCGGCTCAAAGAAAAGGTATTTGCGGTGGACGGCGTCGATTTTGAGCTGGAGGAAGGAAAAACGCTCGGCATCGCCGGCGAGTCGGGATGCGGCAAGTCGACGTTGGCGCTCAGCCTGATGGGCTTCTATTTTCCGCCTTTGCATTACGGGAGCGGCTCCATCCGCATTTCCGGCAGCGACATCATGAAGCTGAGCAAGGAGCAGCTGCGCTCCAAGGTTTCCGGGAGAGAAATCGCGTATATCCCGCAGGCGGCGATGAATGCGCTGAATCCGACGCTGCGGATCATCCGGTTTCTCGAGGACATCATGAAGGAGCACCGTCCGGAGCTTACGAAAAAGCAGGTATGGGAGCTGGCGGCCGAACGATTTAAGACGCTCAATTTGCCTGAAAAGGTACTAAAATCGTATCCGAATGAACTGTCGGGCGGGATGAAGCAGCGGACCGTCATCGCCATTTCCACCATCTTGAATCCGAAAGTGCTTATTGCCGATGAGCCCACCTCCGCGCTGGATGTCACCTCGCAAAAGGCGGTCATCAAGCTGCTCAAGGATCTGCTGAACAAAAAGTATATCCGGTCGCTTGTTTTTATCACGCATGAGCTGCCGCTTTTGTACCATGTCACGGACGAAATTATGGTGATGTACGCAGGCGAAATTGTCGAACGGGGCACGGCGGCGCAGATGATTTTTGATCCGGTCCATCCTTATACGAAAAAATTGATGGGTTCGATTCTGGTGCCGGAAGAAGGCATGAAAGGACAGAAGCTGGCGGCCATTCCCGGCGCCCCGCCGAATTTGAAGCAGGTGCCGCCGGGCTGCCGTTTTGCGGAACGCTGTTCGTATGCGCGCGATAAATGCAAAGTCGGCAAGGTGCCTGTGCATGCGAACGGGAGCAATCTGTACCGGTGCCATTTCGATCCGGGGACGTTGAAGGGGTGGTATGCCAATGAGCAGTCGTGAGCCTTTGATTCGCGGCAGGGGCCTGACCAAGGAGTTCGGGATCGGCAGCCAAAAAACAACCGCCGTTGACGCCGTGGATTTTGATTTTCATAAAGGGGAAATCATTTCGATTGTAGGTGAGAGCGGCAGCGGCAAAACGACGCTGGCTAAAATGATAATGGGCCTGCTTAAGGAGTCGGGCGGGAGCATCGAATACAAGGGACAACCAAGGCGACTGAAGACACATAGCGACCGCAAACGGTATTGGAAAGATATCCAGGCTATTTTTCAGGATCCGTTTTCGTCCTTTAATCTTTTTTACCGGGTGGAAAAGCTGCTGATGGATTGTATCAGGCTGCAGGGGTTAAAGCTGAGCAAGGAGGAGCGGTCCCTGAAAATGCGTGAGGCTTGTTCCTTCGTAAATCTCAAATTTGAAGAACTGCACAATAAATATCCGTTTGAACTATCCGGAGGGCAGATGCAGCGGCTGATGATCGCGCGGATTTTTATGCTGCATCCGAAGGTGCTGATTGCCGACGAACCAACCTCGATGGTGGATGCCTGCTCGCGGTCGACGATTCTCGATATGCTGCTGAAGTTAAGGGACGAAAACGACATGACGATTGTCTTCATTACGCATGACGTAGGGCTGGCTTATTATGTGAGCGATACAATATATATTATGGAAAAGGGGGAAATTGTCGAGAGGGGCCCGGCGGAAGAGATCATACTGAATCCGCAGCACGCCTATACCCGCCAGCTGATCAACGACGTGCCCAAAATCCATTCAGCCTGGGATTTGGGATGAGGCGCACTGGCTTCAGACGTTTGAAGTGACGACGATAGATAACATAGTTAGTTTGGTAAACGGGGGAGCAACAGAGTTTTAAAGGCAGGCAAAAAAGCCGCTTCCGGTTGAGTATCCCGGGCGGCTTCTTTGTCGCGGTCTCTATTGTTCGCGGAGTCTGAATTGTTTTACGATGGATTGCAAATCTCTGGACAACGCTCTTAACTCCTCCGTTGAAGCAGAAATCGTCTGAACGGAAGCGAGCTGGGTTTCGGAGGCCGCTAGAACCTTCTGCACAGCTTCCGACGCTTCTTCGGCGATCGAAGCCATTTCCTCCGTAGACGCGGAAATCTCTTCCGTTCCCGCCGACATTTCTTCGGTTGATGCCGAGGTTTCCTGCATTTCGAAGGTAACCTTTTGCACCGATTCCACAATGGTTTCGAAAGTTTCGCCGGCTTTATCGACGATTTCCATTCCCGATAAAACGTCATTTTGCACCAGCTCCACGGATCTGGTCGTTTGCTGCATACGGCTTTGAACTTCCTTGATCAAGTTTGCGATCCGATTCGCGTAATCTCCGGTTTGCTCAGCCAATTTGCGCACCTCTGCAGCAACAACGGTGAATCCTCTGCCGCTCTCTCCCGCTCTGGCCGCTTCAATGGAAGCGTTCAGGGAAAGCAGGTTGGTCTGGTTGGCGATTTCGGCAATCACGTCGGAGATTTGCCCGACTTGTTCGGAGCTTTCATTTAACTGTTTCATGTCTTCGCCCGTCAATTTTACCGATTCATAAATAGCCTTCATTTGTTTTACGGCCTTGTCCAAAATGATGCTTCCTTGCTGAGCCGTATTGGAGGAATGACTTGACAGCTCGGTTGCGGTGGTTGCTTTATCTACAATGACTTCGATGCCATTAGCCAATTCTTCGAGCGCAACCGCATTTTCCTTGGAGGCGGTCTTTTGATCTCTGGAACCGGCTGCCACCTGC
Encoded proteins:
- a CDS encoding ABC transporter substrate-binding protein; translation: MKLKLASKPLIALLMAVVLIAGCQTVQPPSASETPKTQGDNKTPEGGTKTEPSKEPAAEPAKGDAKETPRNETLYINGLQWGAPTNFNLLSGNPAFPINYGSSRELVYETLFMINELDGALEPLLGTKYEWKDDTLHVELNKDAKWSDGKPFTSEDVAYTYQLGKKYDINWSNYWTYISDVSADGPNAVNIKLNKDNPNKLTVLDSIELIPMLPKHIWEEIEKKANNDLTAIRKEMNADPVGTGPYKMYYYNDQKITIVRDDNYWGKSLFGKLPAPKYITHVIYKDNAAGDLAFKSGQVDVSQQFIPQVWNMWKGGAPIKTYLRDAPYYVPGSMPSIFFNLSKKGLDNADVRRAIAMSIDYKKISDLAMSGYSAPMEPSLTLNTDAESKYVDKEAIKSLQWTTDVKAANELLDKIGAAKGKDGIRVLNGTRLGPYDVECPYGWSDWNAALEIVAQSAKAVGIEIRTKFPEAPVWNNDLQTGKFDIIMNTPAGGVNPSQPWSRAHDIMYSKQVPKIGEMAFWNWGRYKNDKADQILDKIPAISDEAQLKSLYTELTKIWLTDIPSVPLMYRPWVFHTVNESVWKGFPIDGDGSNIPPQIAMDGAGIRALYQIHN
- a CDS encoding ABC transporter permease, whose translation is MNAYSRYFVKKLFWYLMTLVIAIALNFFLPRMIEGNPVSLIVSQMSKGMTDSDTIKRIYETFMKEFGIDQPLGMQFLIYIKKLFTGDLGTSFGLYPKKVTDILASAVPWTIGLQLPAILVGWILGNLLGAVAAYKKGVFDKVIFPVALFINSIPFFTLAIIMLYLFALTLGWFPLSGGYDFQMVPSLSLDFIGSVIRHHTLPFLSIVLVTIGGQAIGMREMSIYELNADYVLYAKLLGIRDAKIARYVFRNAMLPQITGLALSIGTMVGGSLICEIVFSYPGLGTWMFTAIRQLDYPLISGCTLLIAVTVLLANFTIDMIYGLIDPRIKAAQMEEE
- a CDS encoding ABC transporter permease; this encodes MKNSFAILLKSPKFMIGAVLFLLMLALVLIYPQINRKDPLEMIALAFQPPDANLWLGSDNFGRDLFLELMYGIQTSIRVGLIAGVFATIIGLIMGLASGYIGGMIDNILTAVTNIFIVIPSFVILILISVSINSRSSLVTAIIIGITSWPWTARAVRAQTTSLRNRDHVQIAKISGHSTPKIILFEILPYIASYVVMAFVLQTASGILSEASISMLGLGPYNTISLGIIMNWALVFEAPVAGAWWAFIPAALSIALITFSLYMMNTGMDEIFNPKIRS
- a CDS encoding ABC transporter ATP-binding protein, translated to MGMNILEVSGLKTYYKTRLKEKVFAVDGVDFELEEGKTLGIAGESGCGKSTLALSLMGFYFPPLHYGSGSIRISGSDIMKLSKEQLRSKVSGREIAYIPQAAMNALNPTLRIIRFLEDIMKEHRPELTKKQVWELAAERFKTLNLPEKVLKSYPNELSGGMKQRTVIAISTILNPKVLIADEPTSALDVTSQKAVIKLLKDLLNKKYIRSLVFITHELPLLYHVTDEIMVMYAGEIVERGTAAQMIFDPVHPYTKKLMGSILVPEEGMKGQKLAAIPGAPPNLKQVPPGCRFAERCSYARDKCKVGKVPVHANGSNLYRCHFDPGTLKGWYANEQS
- a CDS encoding ABC transporter ATP-binding protein encodes the protein MSSREPLIRGRGLTKEFGIGSQKTTAVDAVDFDFHKGEIISIVGESGSGKTTLAKMIMGLLKESGGSIEYKGQPRRLKTHSDRKRYWKDIQAIFQDPFSSFNLFYRVEKLLMDCIRLQGLKLSKEERSLKMREACSFVNLKFEELHNKYPFELSGGQMQRLMIARIFMLHPKVLIADEPTSMVDACSRSTILDMLLKLRDENDMTIVFITHDVGLAYYVSDTIYIMEKGEIVERGPAEEIILNPQHAYTRQLINDVPKIHSAWDLG